From one Haloferax marinisediminis genomic stretch:
- a CDS encoding ABC transporter ATP-binding protein, with amino-acid sequence MTHIIELQHVWKRYDTGGEVVEALKDVDFYADPGEFVSVMGPSGSGKSTMLNVLGLLDTPTEGTVLLDGKDVTDLTDQEMTTQRKQFIGFIFQSFHLIPTLSALENVEVPTLFGEDPTARERATDLLERVGLGDRLHYRPDQLSGGQKQRVAVARALVNEPRILLADEPTGNLDRKTGRSVLDLFDEIRREDDVAVIAVTHDPQLGEYADRTVQLVDGRIQ; translated from the coding sequence ATGACACACATCATCGAACTCCAACACGTCTGGAAACGATACGACACGGGTGGCGAGGTCGTCGAGGCGTTGAAAGACGTCGACTTCTACGCAGACCCCGGCGAGTTCGTCTCCGTCATGGGGCCGTCTGGGAGTGGGAAGTCCACGATGCTCAACGTCCTCGGGTTACTGGACACGCCCACTGAGGGGACCGTCCTCCTCGATGGAAAGGACGTGACCGACCTCACGGACCAGGAGATGACCACCCAGCGCAAGCAGTTCATCGGGTTCATCTTCCAGAGCTTCCACCTGATTCCGACCCTCTCGGCGCTGGAGAACGTCGAAGTGCCGACCCTCTTCGGCGAGGACCCGACGGCGCGGGAGCGAGCAACCGACCTTCTCGAACGCGTGGGACTCGGAGACCGTCTCCACTACCGGCCTGACCAACTGTCCGGCGGGCAGAAACAGCGTGTCGCCGTAGCCCGCGCACTCGTCAACGAACCGCGAATCCTCCTCGCCGACGAACCGACGGGGAACCTCGACCGAAAGACCGGGCGGAGCGTCCTCGACCTCTTCGACGAGATTCGTCGCGAAGACGACGTCGCCGTCATCGCAGTCACCCACGACCCGCAACTCGGTGAGTACGCAGACCGGACGGTGCAACTCGTCGACGGGAGGATTCAGTGA
- a CDS encoding CARDB domain-containing protein — translation MSRRALPVALLLIVVLAGLPSPALGQEATAYIDDVVVSPAQPTPGERFTMTTVVQNAQNSPTNLEITDVYVRTAGGTTDLARVEELGTIPPGSDLRIPLSVRLRDEGTYDLRVNVVGRSDGQTQRLQYPVVVRVREGGPQVSVEVGDAVIGTETPVNVTVSNGEDDVARNVKLSLSADSATITNDTRVVPRLESGETRTFQFSVTPSTETSELVASVQYTTSDGNARTTTASALLAADELREEVRLDASLGDGARPPIVVDVTNLGNAPLEDLVLTVRDGDSVVLRKPVDSVAAESEQTIQLNLTSVDRATLDVVAAYETGGRDGTVSTTIDYVASPGEIELTGIDVELEDGNVHISGSASNVGLSDAQSVVVRVVPSDGVVPARPYKEYFVGSVPASDFASFDLYATVDEGVTTVPVEVSYLADGREQTVQTEVDVTGVSDPTEQNGGFGLDSTLLIAGGVVALLVVVGVGIYAYRRR, via the coding sequence ATGAGCCGACGCGCCCTCCCGGTCGCACTCCTCCTCATCGTCGTGTTGGCCGGACTCCCATCTCCGGCACTCGGCCAAGAGGCGACCGCCTACATCGACGACGTCGTCGTCTCCCCCGCCCAGCCGACACCCGGTGAGCGATTCACGATGACGACCGTCGTTCAGAACGCACAGAACAGCCCCACGAATCTCGAGATAACCGACGTGTACGTCCGGACTGCCGGCGGAACGACCGACCTCGCCCGCGTCGAAGAGCTCGGGACCATCCCCCCCGGAAGTGACCTCCGTATCCCACTTTCCGTCCGCCTCCGAGACGAAGGAACCTACGACCTCCGCGTGAACGTCGTCGGTCGAAGTGACGGCCAGACCCAGCGACTTCAGTACCCTGTCGTCGTTCGCGTCCGCGAGGGCGGCCCGCAGGTCTCCGTCGAAGTCGGTGACGCCGTCATCGGCACCGAGACACCGGTCAACGTGACCGTCTCGAACGGTGAAGACGACGTCGCTCGAAACGTCAAACTCTCGCTCTCGGCAGACAGCGCGACGATTACCAACGACACGCGTGTCGTTCCGAGACTGGAGTCGGGCGAAACCAGAACATTCCAGTTCAGCGTGACCCCGTCGACAGAGACGTCCGAACTGGTCGCGAGTGTGCAGTATACGACGAGCGACGGGAACGCGAGGACGACGACGGCATCCGCACTACTCGCCGCAGACGAACTCCGTGAAGAGGTTCGTCTCGACGCCTCACTCGGCGATGGTGCCCGTCCACCAATCGTAGTCGACGTGACGAACCTCGGAAACGCACCACTCGAAGACCTCGTTCTCACGGTTCGTGACGGTGACTCCGTCGTCCTCAGAAAACCGGTCGACTCGGTCGCTGCAGAGTCCGAACAGACGATTCAACTGAACCTCACGTCGGTCGACCGTGCGACCCTCGACGTCGTCGCCGCGTACGAGACTGGCGGACGGGACGGAACCGTTTCGACCACTATCGACTACGTCGCGTCCCCCGGCGAGATAGAACTCACCGGCATCGACGTCGAACTCGAAGACGGAAACGTCCACATCTCGGGGAGTGCGAGCAACGTCGGCCTCAGCGACGCACAGAGCGTCGTCGTCCGTGTCGTCCCGAGCGATGGCGTGGTTCCAGCGCGACCGTACAAGGAGTACTTCGTCGGGAGCGTCCCCGCGAGCGACTTCGCGTCGTTCGACCTCTACGCCACTGTCGACGAGGGGGTGACCACCGTCCCCGTAGAAGTCTCGTACCTCGCTGACGGCCGCGAGCAAACGGTCCAGACCGAGGTCGACGTCACCGGCGTCTCGGACCCGACTGAACAGAACGGCGGGTTCGGTCTCGACTCCACGCTGCTCATCGCCGGTGGAGTCGTCGCACTCCTCGTCGTGGTCGGCGTCGGCATCTACGCGTATCGGCGGCGCTGA
- a CDS encoding ABC transporter permease codes for MSMFDDIFRRVPALLMARRNLSRNRIRSGLAVLGIIIGVLAIASLGMFGTTLRTGASQQLGEIGNEITITPNFQEGIEELSERDVDEIRRAVSDGDVVPIRSETGVVSRGQQQTVVTIYGMENPAALYEAEEGRIPDRLRQGALVGSGTAEILEVEPGNTISIEGQTYRVSAVLAEEQGISLVNPNSAVIVPVEDVNGTGYSQVIVSSESGQAANESAVAIRESLNEREERVNVFELQAITEGINQFFGILNAFLIGIGSISLVVAGVSILNVMLMSTIERRQEIGVLRAVGVQRGDVVRMILAEAGLLGVTGGLIGAVLAVVAGIALNSFVLNDPLATFQLINFLYIALAVGFGIGTSILSGLYPAWKAANERPVEALRK; via the coding sequence GTGAGTATGTTCGACGACATCTTCCGGCGTGTCCCCGCGCTGTTGATGGCACGTCGAAACCTCTCACGAAACCGAATTCGGTCGGGGCTCGCCGTCCTCGGCATCATCATCGGAGTCCTCGCAATCGCGTCGCTCGGGATGTTCGGGACGACGCTTCGCACCGGCGCCAGTCAGCAACTCGGCGAGATTGGGAACGAGATAACCATCACACCGAACTTTCAGGAGGGCATCGAGGAGTTGAGCGAACGCGACGTCGACGAGATACGGCGGGCGGTCAGCGACGGTGACGTCGTCCCGATTCGCTCTGAGACGGGGGTGGTGTCTCGGGGGCAACAACAGACAGTCGTGACGATATACGGGATGGAAAATCCCGCTGCGCTGTACGAAGCGGAGGAAGGCCGCATCCCCGACCGCCTCCGACAGGGTGCGCTCGTCGGGTCGGGCACGGCCGAGATTCTCGAAGTCGAACCTGGCAACACCATCTCTATCGAAGGACAGACCTACCGCGTCTCTGCAGTCCTCGCCGAAGAACAGGGTATCTCGCTCGTCAACCCGAACAGTGCGGTCATCGTCCCAGTCGAAGACGTCAACGGAACTGGCTACTCGCAGGTCATCGTGAGTTCGGAGTCCGGGCAGGCGGCGAACGAGTCGGCCGTCGCAATTCGCGAGTCACTGAACGAACGAGAAGAGCGAGTGAACGTGTTCGAACTGCAGGCCATCACCGAAGGAATCAACCAGTTCTTCGGCATCCTCAACGCGTTTCTCATCGGCATTGGCTCCATCTCGCTCGTCGTCGCCGGCGTGAGCATTCTGAACGTCATGCTCATGAGCACCATCGAACGGCGGCAGGAGATTGGCGTGCTTCGTGCTGTCGGCGTCCAGCGTGGTGACGTCGTCAGGATGATTCTCGCCGAGGCAGGATTGCTCGGTGTCACGGGTGGGCTTATCGGCGCGGTCCTCGCAGTCGTCGCCGGCATCGCGCTCAACTCGTTCGTCCTGAACGACCCGCTGGCGACGTTCCAACTGATAAACTTCCTCTACATCGCGCTCGCCGTCGGATTCGGTATCGGAACGAGCATCCTCTCGGGGCTCTACCCGGCGTGGAAAGCAGCAAACGAGCGTCCGGTCGAGGCGTTACGAAAATAA